A section of the Calorimonas adulescens genome encodes:
- a CDS encoding DUF4391 domain-containing protein, whose protein sequence is MLGVPEKYKVDKKFDAKIFLNSDLTPKEKKKFRDAVQEVVLEYQIAGEEIPSIINDEYNCQVILYFDVKLKMLKDSSFVGEIMQKVIKPLAVIRFWSENGECIYCLAYKRLNLQDKEQIVIEDTVYSLPISMYLPDEKGRLIDEYIGYEKIINRANKLTFYYEMFTKMMIIANLNIWTKGLEALNSKVYYNIDESMYVVKLLKKIKQLKFNLKLVATMSEKARINGEIKSCIDTLNGFIK, encoded by the coding sequence TGCTGGGAGTACCTGAAAAATATAAGGTTGATAAGAAGTTTGATGCGAAAATCTTTTTAAATTCGGATTTGACGCCTAAGGAAAAGAAAAAGTTCAGGGATGCTGTTCAGGAAGTGGTACTTGAATATCAGATTGCAGGGGAAGAAATACCATCAATTATTAACGATGAATACAACTGTCAGGTGATATTATACTTTGATGTGAAACTTAAAATGCTGAAAGATAGTTCTTTTGTGGGCGAAATAATGCAAAAAGTGATAAAGCCCCTTGCAGTCATAAGGTTTTGGAGTGAAAATGGAGAGTGTATATATTGTTTAGCTTACAAAAGGCTTAATCTGCAAGATAAGGAGCAGATAGTGATTGAGGATACTGTTTATTCGCTGCCAATTTCTATGTATTTGCCGGATGAAAAAGGCAGATTGATAGATGAATACATAGGCTATGAAAAAATTATTAACAGGGCAAATAAGTTAACATTTTATTATGAGATGTTTACAAAAATGATGATTATTGCTAATTTGAATATATGGACCAAAGGACTGGAAGCTCTCAATTCAAAGGTGTATTATAATATAGATGAGTCAATGTACGTTGTGAAGCTATTAAAAAAGATTAAACAGCTTAAATTTAATTTAAAATTAGTAGCAACAATGTCTGAAAAGGCAAGAATAAACGGAGAAATTAAAAGCTGTATTGATACATTAAACGGCTTTATAAAATAG